A region of Streptomyces halobius DNA encodes the following proteins:
- a CDS encoding TetR family transcriptional regulator yields MTTESKAARPTLPASPPLTERQEARRRRILHTSAKLASRGGFDAVQMREVAESSGVALGTLYRYFPSKVHLLVATMQDQLQHMHETLRKRPPTEEAPGARVAQTLMRAFRALQREPHLADAMVRALTFADRSVSPEVDTVSRLTTAIILDAMGLDGPPTPEQLSAVRVIEHTWHSALITWLSGRASIAQVKIDIETVCRLIEVTAPGSGN; encoded by the coding sequence ATGACCACGGAATCCAAGGCGGCCAGGCCGACGCTTCCCGCGAGTCCTCCCCTGACCGAGCGTCAGGAGGCCCGGCGTCGCCGCATCCTGCACACCAGCGCCAAACTGGCCAGCCGTGGCGGCTTCGACGCCGTACAGATGCGAGAGGTCGCCGAGTCCTCGGGCGTCGCGCTCGGCACCCTCTACCGCTACTTCCCCTCCAAGGTGCACCTGCTGGTCGCGACCATGCAGGACCAGCTGCAGCACATGCACGAGACGCTGCGGAAGCGGCCGCCGACGGAGGAGGCCCCGGGCGCACGCGTCGCCCAGACCCTGATGCGGGCGTTCCGCGCGCTGCAGCGCGAGCCGCATCTGGCGGACGCGATGGTGCGCGCGCTGACCTTCGCCGACCGGTCGGTCAGCCCGGAGGTGGACACCGTCTCCCGGCTGACGACCGCGATCATCCTGGACGCGATGGGGCTGGACGGGCCCCCGACCCCGGAGCAGCTGTCCGCGGTCCGGGTCATCGAGCACACCTGGCACTCGGCACTGATCACCTGGCTGTCGGGGCGGGCCTCGATCGCCCAGGTGAAGATCGACATCGAGACGGTGTGCCGGTTGATCGAGGTGACGGCACCGGGGTCGGGGAACTGA
- a CDS encoding glycosyltransferase family 4 protein → MRAEATAARDHGRPVRAEATTSQNHGRPVRAEATTSQDHGRPLRIAMLTYKGNPFCGGQGVYVRHLSRELARLGHTVEVIGAQPYPVLDDGVTLTELPSLDLYRQPDPFRTPKRGEYRDWIDLLEVGTMWTGGFPEPLTFSLRARRHLAARRGEFDVVHDNQTLGYGLLGGPGALGAPLVTTIHHPITVDRRLDLDAADGWRSRASVRRWYGFTRMQKRVARRLPSVLTVSGSSRQEIVDDLGVGESRIHVVPIGADTDLFSPDPSVAEVPGRIVTTSSADVPLKGLIHLVEALAKVRTENPDAHLVVVGKRADDGPVAAAIERLGLSGAIEFVKGISDAELVDLVRGAEIACVPSLYEGFSLPAAEAMATGTPLLATTGGAIPEVAGPDGETCLAVSPGDAGALAAGLLRLLGDATLRRRLGEAGRERVLARFTWRQAAIGTAERYREAIARQPDPAAVARTRGRAPAPSTAEPV, encoded by the coding sequence GTGCGCGCCGAGGCCACCGCCGCGAGGGACCACGGGCGTCCGGTGCGCGCCGAAGCCACCACCTCGCAGAACCACGGGCGTCCGGTGCGCGCCGAAGCCACCACCTCGCAGGACCACGGGCGCCCCCTGCGCATCGCGATGCTCACGTATAAGGGGAACCCGTTCTGCGGCGGTCAGGGCGTCTACGTACGCCATCTCTCCCGCGAACTGGCCCGCCTCGGCCACACCGTCGAGGTGATCGGCGCCCAGCCCTACCCCGTCCTCGACGACGGGGTGACGCTGACCGAGCTGCCCAGCCTCGACCTCTATCGCCAGCCCGACCCGTTCCGCACGCCCAAGCGCGGCGAGTACCGCGACTGGATCGACCTCCTCGAAGTCGGCACGATGTGGACCGGAGGCTTCCCCGAGCCGCTGACCTTCTCCCTGCGGGCCCGGCGTCATCTGGCCGCCCGCCGGGGCGAGTTCGATGTCGTGCACGACAACCAGACCCTCGGCTACGGCCTGCTCGGCGGCCCCGGCGCGCTCGGCGCCCCGCTGGTCACCACCATCCACCACCCCATCACCGTCGACCGGCGGCTCGACCTGGACGCCGCCGACGGCTGGAGGAGCCGTGCCTCCGTCCGCCGCTGGTACGGCTTCACCCGGATGCAGAAGCGCGTCGCCCGCCGGCTGCCGTCCGTCCTCACCGTCTCCGGCTCCTCCCGCCAGGAGATCGTCGACGACCTCGGCGTAGGCGAGAGCCGCATCCATGTCGTGCCCATCGGCGCCGACACCGACCTCTTCTCGCCCGACCCGTCCGTCGCCGAGGTGCCCGGCCGGATCGTCACCACCTCCAGCGCCGATGTGCCCCTCAAGGGCCTGATCCACCTCGTCGAGGCGCTCGCCAAGGTCCGCACCGAAAACCCGGACGCGCATCTGGTGGTCGTCGGCAAGCGCGCCGACGACGGGCCGGTCGCCGCCGCCATCGAGCGGCTCGGGCTCTCCGGCGCCATCGAATTCGTCAAGGGCATCAGTGACGCCGAACTCGTCGACCTGGTGCGCGGCGCCGAGATCGCCTGCGTCCCCTCCCTCTACGAGGGCTTCTCGCTTCCCGCCGCCGAGGCGATGGCCACCGGCACTCCGCTCCTCGCCACCACCGGCGGCGCCATCCCCGAAGTCGCGGGCCCTGATGGCGAGACCTGTCTCGCGGTGTCCCCGGGTGACGCGGGCGCGCTCGCGGCCGGACTGCTGCGCCTCCTGGGCGACGCCACGCTGCGCCGCCGTCTCGGCGAGGCCGGCCGGGAACGGGTGCTCGCCCGCTTCACCTGGCGGCAGGCCGCCATCGGCACCGCCGAGCGCTACCGCGAGGCCATCGCCCGCCAGCCGGACCCGGCCGCCGTCGCGCGCACCCGGGGCAGAGCGCCCGCGCCGAGCACCGCCGAACCCGTCTAG
- a CDS encoding class I SAM-dependent methyltransferase: MLTVDFSRFPLAPGDRVLDLGCGAGRHAFECYRRGAQVVALDQNGDEIREVAKWFAAMEEAGEAPAGASATAMEGDALALPFPDESFDVVIISEVMEHIPDDKGVLAEMVRVLRPGGRIAVTVPRYGPEKVCWALSDAYHEVEGGHIRIYRADELLARMREAGLEPYGTHHAHALHSPYWWLKCAFGVDNEKALPVKAYHKLLVWDIMKKPVATRLAEQALNPVIGKSFVAYATKPHLPETAATTEATTPATEATAATTAKTTTATQGTKSAKNTTATKGTKATKSTKGAKAAKSTSRATENANTPASGAAK; the protein is encoded by the coding sequence GTGCTGACCGTCGACTTTTCCCGTTTCCCGCTCGCCCCGGGCGATCGCGTACTCGACCTGGGCTGTGGCGCGGGCCGGCACGCCTTCGAGTGCTACCGGCGCGGCGCGCAGGTCGTCGCCCTCGACCAGAACGGCGACGAGATCCGCGAGGTCGCCAAGTGGTTCGCCGCGATGGAGGAGGCCGGCGAGGCCCCCGCCGGGGCGTCCGCCACCGCCATGGAGGGCGATGCGCTGGCCCTGCCGTTCCCCGATGAGAGCTTCGACGTCGTGATCATCTCCGAGGTCATGGAGCACATTCCGGACGACAAGGGCGTCCTGGCTGAAATGGTAAGGGTGTTGCGGCCCGGCGGCCGGATCGCCGTCACCGTCCCGCGCTACGGCCCGGAGAAGGTCTGCTGGGCGCTGAGTGACGCCTACCACGAGGTCGAGGGCGGCCATATCCGCATCTACCGCGCCGACGAGCTGCTCGCCAGGATGCGTGAGGCAGGACTGGAGCCGTACGGCACCCACCACGCGCACGCGCTGCACAGCCCCTACTGGTGGCTGAAATGTGCCTTCGGGGTGGACAACGAGAAGGCCCTGCCGGTGAAGGCGTACCACAAGCTGCTGGTCTGGGACATCATGAAGAAGCCGGTGGCCACCCGGCTCGCCGAGCAGGCGCTCAACCCCGTCATCGGCAAGAGCTTCGTCGCCTACGCCACCAAGCCGCACCTCCCGGAGACGGCGGCCACCACGGAAGCCACGACGCCGGCCACGGAAGCCACGGCGGCAACCACCGCCAAGACCACCACGGCCACCCAGGGCACGAAGTCCGCCAAGAACACCACGGCCACCAAGGGCACGAAGGCCACGAAGTCCACCAAGGGCGCCAAGGCCGCGAAGTCCACCTCCCGGGCCACCGAGAACGCCAACACCCCCGCCTCGGGGGCCGCCAAGTGA
- a CDS encoding prenyltransferase/squalene oxidase repeat-containing protein, with the protein MTTPGRTERLVLPGVLTAEDAVRTVAGIVATQREDGAIPWFRGHHLDPWDHTEAAMALDAAGEHERAEAAYDWLVRHQNPDGSWYAAYADGDGQAPTDRGRETNFCAYIAVGVWHHYLSTSDETFLDRMWPAVYAAIEYVLELQQPGGEIGWKREDDGTPVNDALLTGSSSVYQALRCALALAEQREEPQPDWELALGRLGHALRRHPERFLDKSRYSMDWYYPVLGGALRGPEATARIDADWERFVVPGLGVRCVVPNPWVTGGESAELALALWAMGESERAVQILKWIQHLRAEDGMYWTGYVFDDEAIWPRELTSWTAGSLLLAVAALGGDEATTSVFGGEGLPTGLDPDCCR; encoded by the coding sequence GTGACGACTCCCGGGCGTACCGAACGGCTGGTCCTGCCAGGGGTGCTCACCGCCGAAGACGCGGTCCGCACCGTCGCCGGCATCGTGGCGACCCAGCGCGAGGACGGCGCGATCCCGTGGTTCCGCGGCCACCACCTCGACCCGTGGGACCACACCGAGGCCGCCATGGCCCTGGACGCGGCCGGCGAACACGAGCGCGCCGAGGCCGCGTACGACTGGCTGGTGCGGCATCAGAACCCGGACGGGTCCTGGTATGCGGCCTACGCGGACGGGGACGGCCAGGCCCCCACCGACCGGGGCCGCGAAACCAACTTCTGCGCCTACATCGCCGTCGGCGTCTGGCACCACTACCTCTCCACGAGCGACGAAACCTTCCTCGACCGCATGTGGCCCGCCGTGTACGCGGCGATCGAATACGTCCTGGAGCTCCAGCAGCCCGGCGGTGAGATCGGCTGGAAACGCGAGGACGACGGCACCCCTGTCAACGACGCGCTGCTGACCGGCTCGTCATCCGTCTACCAGGCGCTGCGCTGCGCCCTCGCGCTCGCCGAACAGCGCGAGGAGCCGCAACCCGACTGGGAACTGGCCCTCGGCCGCCTCGGCCACGCCCTACGCCGGCACCCCGAACGGTTCCTGGACAAGTCCCGATATTCCATGGACTGGTACTACCCGGTCCTGGGCGGCGCGCTACGGGGACCGGAGGCCACCGCCCGCATCGACGCCGACTGGGAGCGCTTCGTCGTACCCGGCCTCGGCGTGCGCTGTGTGGTGCCCAACCCGTGGGTGACCGGCGGGGAGAGCGCTGAACTGGCCCTCGCGCTCTGGGCGATGGGGGAGTCCGAACGCGCCGTGCAGATCCTCAAGTGGATCCAGCATCTCCGCGCCGAGGACGGCATGTACTGGACCGGCTATGTCTTCGACGACGAGGCGATCTGGCCACGCGAACTGACGTCCTGGACGGCCGGCTCACTGCTCCTCGCCGTGGCCGCGCTGGGCGGCGACGAGGCCACCACCTCGGTCTTCGGCGGTGAGGGGCTACCAACGGGCCTGGACCCGGACTGCTGCAGGTAA
- a CDS encoding LLM class F420-dependent oxidoreductase has product MRLGLALGYWGRDPDPRHLELAQEAERLGYDSVWTAEAWGSDAFTALTWIAAHTSRIALGTGIAQMAARTPTATAMHALTLDHLSGGRMMLGLGLSGPQVVEGWYGRPFPQSPLTATREYVDVIRQVLRREGPVEVDGLFHPHPYRGTDGTGLGKPLKPITHPLRAELPILLGAEGPKNIAQTTRIADGWLPLYWSPMRTDVYRASLADASEGFRIAPMARAVVCDDVTEGLLPVKAMLGFYIGGMGHAARNFHADLMARMGFEEEARRVQDLFLQGRRDEAVHAVPDAFADEISLVGPRERIAERLELWRAGPVTDLLVTAPDRDTLRVLAELNS; this is encoded by the coding sequence ATGCGACTCGGTCTGGCACTGGGCTACTGGGGCCGCGACCCCGACCCCCGGCACCTCGAACTCGCCCAAGAGGCCGAGCGCCTGGGCTACGACTCGGTATGGACCGCGGAAGCCTGGGGCTCGGACGCCTTCACCGCGCTCACCTGGATCGCCGCCCACACCTCCCGGATCGCCCTGGGCACCGGCATCGCGCAGATGGCCGCCCGCACCCCCACCGCCACCGCGATGCACGCGCTCACCCTCGACCATCTCTCCGGCGGACGGATGATGCTCGGCCTCGGGCTGTCCGGTCCGCAGGTCGTCGAGGGATGGTACGGGCGGCCGTTCCCCCAGAGCCCGCTGACCGCGACCCGCGAGTACGTCGACGTCATCCGCCAAGTGCTGCGCAGGGAAGGGCCGGTGGAAGTGGACGGCCTCTTCCACCCGCACCCCTACCGCGGCACGGACGGCACCGGCCTCGGCAAGCCCCTCAAGCCCATCACCCACCCGCTGCGCGCAGAACTGCCCATCCTGCTGGGCGCGGAAGGCCCCAAGAACATCGCCCAGACGACCCGGATCGCGGACGGCTGGCTGCCGCTGTACTGGTCACCGATGCGTACCGATGTCTACCGGGCATCGCTGGCAGACGCTTCGGAGGGTTTCCGTATCGCTCCGATGGCACGCGCCGTGGTCTGTGACGACGTCACCGAGGGCCTGCTGCCGGTGAAGGCGATGCTGGGCTTCTACATCGGCGGCATGGGGCACGCGGCCAGGAATTTCCACGCCGACCTGATGGCCCGCATGGGCTTCGAGGAGGAGGCGAGACGCGTCCAGGACCTCTTCCTCCAGGGCCGCAGGGACGAGGCCGTACACGCCGTCCCGGACGCCTTCGCCGATGAGATCTCGCTCGTCGGCCCGCGCGAACGGATCGCGGAACGGCTGGAGTTGTGGCGTGCCGGACCGGTGACCGATCTGCTGGTCACCGCCCCGGACCGGGACACGTTGCGGGTGCTGGCGGAGCTGAACTCCTGA